The Denticeps clupeoides chromosome 10, fDenClu1.1, whole genome shotgun sequence DNA window TGTGGAGATGCATATGAATCCTAATGAGGACATTGCACCCGGCATGTTGTTTACTGTTAATCATCATAATCATTTAAtcgttctcttttcttttttttggagggggggggcgggTCTGTTTAATATTCGGCACGCCACAACCCGCCACCAGCACGCGGTTTGATAACTGGGGATTTCTCATTATGAGGCACCGGCTTTGGCATCGGCGCGCATTTTTTAACCAAATCAGTGGGCCCCTCCTGAGCTGAATGATGGGATGGGGAGAGGCTGGGGGATGGGAGGTGGATGGGGAATGGGGGGGTGGGTCGCCCCACGCTGTCTTTTCTATAAGGCTCATCCATCACCCCTGCATATTTTTGTCAGATCCTGGGAGATGAGGCTAATTATCCGACGATTCGTCTTTCTCCTCTTTATCCTCCCCTCTGCTTCCCTTCCATCTCTAAGTGTGTGCtgatggcatgtgtgtgtgtgtgtgtgtgtgtgagttgtttATGCTGcgatgtaaatgtgtgttttcatgcatgTGGAATGGTGTATTGAAGGCTGCTGGTATCATGATCTCCCTGCCACCGTCGTCTCATTTGAGCCACCATGAACACCAGTGCCATTCCGCTTCATTTAAGCTCCATTGGAATCCCCTGGACCAGAATAAAAGGCTAAAATGCCTGTGCCCGTAATGACAACATACAAAACCAATGGAcaaacactgtttgtaattccaaatgtgtgtatatgaaaGAAAACATTAACTTGGGGAAGCATGGTGGCTTTTAGGTAAAGTCGTCTAATATCCGTCACATTTAAAGGGAATAATATCTGCACCAATTAAGCAGAAGCCGGCAGACCCGCTCCCTTCATCATCCGCCTGTCCTCCAGCTATTCCTCTCAAGTAGCATGACATGAAAGTTGCTGGAAAGTCCAGAGCTGCCAGGCGGCATCAAGAACCAGCATGCCCTCCGGTTAGAGCCTCTCCCCAGGTTGAAATGGAAACCAGCTTCCTTTTAAGTGCACGTGATGGGAGCTACACTTTCATTCTTTCAAAGGCGCTCCCTGACAATGCGTGGCACATGAGTGGACGGTCTCTGCATGGCAATGCGGACGTGCCACTTCTAAGACaggaaaaatgtataataattctAATTAAAACTAATTCTCAAAGCTCCTTGTGACCAGGGAAAATAATGTTCCCCTCTAGTGATAAAAATCATGTCCGTAGATCATCAAGAATTCAAAAGCAAATTCTCAGCATGACATTTGATTCTTGTGTAAGTAGAGCCATTGTTTACATGCAGTATTTGGACTGCAGCAAAAATTCGGGCAAATGTTTcctaaaaagcacatttttgctTTTGCCTCCAGGGGGGTTTGTGTTTTATGCAAATGCGTTTCTGCTCAAGTTATTCATCTGGTTGCAAAAGTGAGCGGAGAAAAGCAGCAATTAGGAATAACCTCTGCATAATGTCAGCGGACACAAGGGAACAAATTAATCTACAGCAGGAAGAAAAAATTGGTCACAAATTAAAAAAGCACTTTGGGGAGTTTCTCGTGTATTTTGAGTCAATCGGGTCTCTCTCAGTCAGACTTTCTTTTGCACCAGATCTACGCGACTCAGATTCCCTCGTTTAAAAGAAGTGAAGGATCAATCgaggttttgttttctttgttcaaAGAAAGGGGCTTATATGGCCATAGTGGGTGCAATAGAGAAGCCATAGTGGGTGCAATCAGACTGTTGTGAAGACCCTCCGTGATCTAAGCCTGTCTTTAAGGCAGATAATCCTTTTCAAAAACACTGAGGGATGCGTTCAGATTCAGACTTTGTCGGAAGTACAACCCGGGACGGGCCAGAGAATAAGTGAATGCATGCTGAGTGGGTCTCCAGAAACGTTTCGCAGGAAAGCCTGTCAATAATCGACCAGTTTTGAATATTGTGCTCCTCTCCCAACCCCACAACTTTAACCACAGCAGGAAAGGTTTCAAAAAGGTTCACCTAGAAGACATTTTTAACTGTCAGGGGGAGGCTTTAGTGCATGCTGAGACTCTTTCTCCCAGTTTGGGCTGTCTTGTCAGTGCAGTATTTATGGGCTCCTTTCTGTAGAAGATTTATGATACTTCCCTGTGATGTTGAATCACACTTTGCAGAGTTTTAACTTTCCTCTCcgcatcccccccccccccccccccccccccgctctctGCCTAGACCTGTCAGAACCACAAGAGCCTCCAGCTATGTTTTGAGAGCTTGCATGTCTTGCTGAGTGTCAGTATCAAATGACAAGAAGACATTTTTCAGACTTAAAGCGAGGTCTGGAGGCTAGTCGACATGCAGAGCTCCTGCCCCTCCTCAAAATCCATCAAGTCAGCCTTTAGGAGCCTTTAAAGCAATTTCAGCAAGGCATAAAGACATAAAGTGCTTAAGTGTGATTTACACTCTTGGTCATAATTTACGAAAGGGCTGGCGAGGGTATGTCCTTTTCCAATTTCCGAAATCAGAATATTTATTgcataatgtttatttattgtatattgtgttttctttttttttttataaatgcctTAGTTACAGCGATTACTGATGAAAATGCAGCATGTTAACATTCATTAACACCGTTCACTAAACGCTTTGTTTGCTTACTGTGTGGGTTTGACCTATGAAAGACATCCTAGCCTTAGGCAGAAATTTAAACCATAAAAACTTGCCCTACTGAACTCTTCAAAAAACCCTTCGTAAAGAGTGTAAAattaaatttcctttttttttttaaataacaagaACAGATCATGTCCCCGTCAAtggttgttttttctttattttactattaaatgtcttaaaatgaaaaaatgagttATAAAATGTGTGACTGATTGCGATGCCTAAGTGCCACTGGGCTCAGCATCTGGTACCAACTTCACATTGTGTGTTGGTTGCCTAATAGGTGGCCCCTGTGGGACTCCATAAAAGTGAACCTGCATGTGAACACCACTATCTTCACCAAAAGATATTTATTTCCGGCCATGTATCCGTTTGCTTCATGCCGTCAAGCGTCTCACCTCTCGGTGTGGCATTacgctaataaaaaaaaaatatattgattgACAGCCATACAAACATACCTCATATACATAGTGCACTGTGTAGAAAATTCAATAATGTCTCCAGAATTTTCTCAGACTCCCTGCCAAATTTATATCCCCGgacaattttatttaaagtaaaaagcCACGTAAATATGGTGTCCTCACGCTGACACCATATTTTTGCAAGGATCACATTCTCACACTAAATTCTTTAACTTTTAACACAGCAATGTTCTGCGTTTAGGCAGAAGGCCTCGGAGGAAAATGGCTGACACCAAATCTTGACAGCGCATTAGCGCAAGGAAAACTCTTTGCACGTAAAACACACAGGACATGCTGCAGAGACACCTGTTTGGGTGTGGGCGTCGGCAGGTAATAATCACCTGCAAGCGTCTGAGGGGAAGTCGGGAAGTGGGAATAATCTTCAGGCTGCTGCTGAAAAACAGAGCCCTGCATAGCTCCATTATTTGgaagcattttatttgttgcGTGAATGATGCCATGAATTCATTTAATTCTGTCACCAGCTTAATTTAGAGCGGACAACAGCATTATTACATCATCAGTGGATCGGATACCGGTTGTGTGCATTACGCAGGTCGGTAACGCAGTCGGCCGGGAACATATCGGTGGCTCCAGTGTTGGCAAACATTAAGTGCTGATGGAACGCAGGGCAGACACAAATCCAGAGGAACGTGTGCTGGTTGCCGTGGCAGGACGATGGAAATAAGAGAGCGCCGGGCGAGCTGCCCAGTAGAGTAAGCTTTCTCTACCTTTTAGTGCCTCTGCAGATAAGTCTGCAAAAAGAAAGCTGGCCATCAAAAGCCTGGATTAAGAAGCCGTGACGCATGAGTAATTGTAATTATCTTCTCACAGAACAGCACCAGGGTGATGCCCTGGCAATTGTCTAACACGCAGTCCAACATTTCCATGGAGGGGAACGAGAAAAAGAAactaaaaatgaaagtgaatgtcGGCACTGCAGAATCATAGATAATGGAAGGAGCAATTCtatgttttctttactttagaACCATACTACATTATATGGCTAGGCTACGTAGtagcacacttgcctgtgaaccagaagacccaggttcaaaccccacttactaccactgtgtccctgagcaagacacttaaccctaagttgctccaggggggactgtccctgtaactactgactgtaagttgctctggataagggcgtctgataaatgccgtaaatgtaaatgatcatctTCTTAGAGTTGATaaaaagtgatttttaaaatacGCTTGTATACTGTATACATAGGGTTCCATATTTGCAAAATATAATGCTTTgtactacatttcgttgccctgtacttgtacatgtgtaatgacaataaagttgaatctaatctaatctttattaaatataaaatttatatatttgtacattttatatttattatgtcaTTATGGCTTATATGATCAATGATACAATATTAACATGCTGAAAGTGATTTAACCAAATCATCATCGCCTCTATTGTTTCTCAGAAATGAAGGCCACCACACCCATGGTGCTGTTCTGCACGATGTTGTGTGGCCCTCTGCTGGACGGACGCCTCCACGACATTtcagaacaaaacacaaaacaaaggttCACAGAAGGTCTTTAtctaatatatttgtatattataCAGTGCATTTTAATATAACACATTGCATTTAGTTAAACTGCATTCTACAATAAACTAATACTAATAACTGTCTGCTTTGCGTgcactgattttttttgttttttttgcacagcctgtgtttaatacaatttatatttTGCAAAAGTGTACATATCCCTtcccattatttaaaaaaaaaaagcataggAATTCTTACGTGAAACAATGGCATCAGAAATGAGATATAAACAGCGTGCTACATCATGTGTGTTCTGGGGCAGAACCTGAGCGGCCTAGAGGCAGGGCCCGTGTGGAAGTCTGGAGTACGGTGTCAGCCATCTCACTGTGTAATCcctggagaagaggaagacaACAAAAAGATAAGGGATCTGTCTCCAGTAGAGCTTGATGCATTACAACCGCAAAAGAACAAAAGTGGCACGTCACCTGTTGAACTTctgcttcttcctcctctggaATTCCACCTCATCCACAGTCCACACGGCGCCCTTCGCTCCCTCGACACGGACGAAACACTTGTGGAGGCTGAGATTGTGGCGAACGGCGTTCTGTCGGATGACCCCACATTTCGCATTCAGCGTGAGATGAACTTTCAGGATGCAGAAATTAAAAATCCAGTCCGGGATTTTGTTTCATCCAACCAGATCAACGGGCCCACGGTTGGACTCAACACCCAGTCCtggtctggattttttttcacataccTTCCATGCCGCGTTGTTGTGCCTGAAGTAGTAGAACATTCTGGTAAACCAGTTGTAGATTTCGTTCAGGGTCTGCTGTTTGTCTGGTGCCTCCAATATTGACTGGAAATAGAGACTCATAATATAAATATCATTATCGTAAGCTTTACTAACATATTATATGCCATATCAGAAAGAACACTGACCCATCTTATCAGGCTGGCGTAGGTATATGGAGGTCTGATGTCAGTGTGCTTATAAAGCTCAATATCACTCATGATATCTAAGGAAAGAAATCaaagtaaaaacatttacagcaccGAAGCACTAAAAATGAACCAGGGTCGAACACCCATGCATAGACACTCTACTGTATTCTGgaccaaagcaaaacacaagctAAGCAGAGCTGTGGGTGGTACCTGGAAGTAGATGAGCATGAGGAATGTTCCATAATTTCTGCTGCACCGGCACTCCTGGTTCCTCGCTAGCATTCAGAGGGTCTCCATATGTCCCCTCCGCCCGGCCTGCACTCACTGCCAAGCTGCCGATCAGGTCAGAACCGGCCACCTAACAAGAATCCCATCAGAGGCAAACCTTAAAACCATCATCACTCACTGTGCTGCTTGCAATTTTTAACACAAAGCTGTTGGACTAAAGTGTAATTAGAACTCACGGTCAGGGGCGTGGCACAAAACTCTGTACAGCCCTTACAGGGACAGGCCCCATGGAGAcgctcaggattaagtgtcttactcaaggacataatggtagtaagtgatgtttgaacctggtctctatatatagattttttttataataacacaatcacacaacaaTTATCTAATTTTACATGAAGAACGTGAATAGAACATTTTACAAGATTATTAGGAAATACTCATTGATGAAGTTAGAAATTGTGATGTAGTCGAATCCACATTTGCAACTAGTGTTAATTTTGTGACGTTTCCTTCaccagtgcaactgttttcagctgaactaaatacactgaaaaaaggttTTCTAATAGTCAATTAACCTTTAAAGTGCCAGACTTGCAATAGTAAAACACAGCATCATTCtattggaactcaagactaattgttacTGCCAATAATACAATCTGATGTAACGGTCACCCAGTGACCTAAAAAGGGCTTCTCAAGCCATTTCAGCAAACATttgccattttcattttgtaatgtaattttaagTCCCAGTTGTTTGgcttaaaagaacaaaaacgtCACAAGTGAAATCTTATTTGTCAATTGaacatttatatgtttttatgtatatgttcTATATGACTTACTTTGGATGTTGTTATGAGGCTTGCTAGGTTCAGGTGAAGTTGCATTGCATGGAGTTTCTCTTTTTCTAGAATTAGCTGAGaatacattgaaataaaaaattatgagtGCAAAATTGCCAATATGCACACCaaaccccaccaaaaaaaagtgtaaatgtataCCTGGTTCTCCAAGTGCTGCACCATGTCTTGCTGCACCTTCCACTGTGCGAAAGCTTTGTCTCCGTAATTGTGGTCATTGTCAAGGTGCCTAAGGAATTTAAGAGGTTCTGCTAAAGTTGTGTGGGAGGTAAAACCGGGGCAATGGTAATGTTGTGGTTCCGCCCACCCCAGCATATTATAGTAAGGCACATACTGCAGGAAATGGGAGTAATCAGCAAAGGTTTCGTCACAGCCTGGCCAGAGACAAAGTCCGTTCAAATAGAGGGGACTTGATGGGTCTGCAACCGGCCAGAGAGGCCTGTAGACAAAGGAAAACAGTTGCGCAGTGAAGGTGCATGACGGTTCTAGATACTGATGACCTATAGATATTACCCTAGCAGAGCAACCTACATGCCATGGTATCTGGGATTGAGAGAGTTCCTTGCTTGGCCAGTTGACAGGGCCGCAGAACCTACACTGTTCACTCGGCTCAGATTGACTGGCTGAAGGTCGCAGGCCAGGATGCCATCAGACCTCTGGGGATGATCTGCATGGGTGCAGAGGTGAGACAGGCATGAAAATATGATGGCTGGTGAGAACACGCTCTTGTCAGACATCTGATCATTTCAGTTTTGCAAGCTCTCACCCTGTGGTGGCACCTGAGAGGTTCGACAGAGGACTGAAGGTCTAGTCTGAATAAGCTGCGGcatcagggtgatggttatcaCAGACGACTGCCCAGCCTTCTTACTGGCACACTGCTAATAACAAATCACAAAAGGAGGTCAACAACAGAATAAACTTCCAAGATCGTGtctgtcttctaaaaaaatctgtcttttGTAAAGACTATTATGGACTAATTCTGaaactttaattaaaattattattattaaaaatgtaaatgtactgttcACACTGTACTTAGAAACTTAGAAGTAgataagaaatatatttttattttacattattcagTTTTTATATTCAAATCTGTAGCTGAAGTAAAGTAACCAACCATTAATTAATTTACTTTGAATtggataataaaaatgtatattaatgagGTGTGAAAATTCatgataatgtaaaaataaatgaaaacactgGTGCTAATGTTCTAGAGTAATGGTGCAGTTTAAACAGTGTTAAAAGTACCATTTTTGTATCAATATCATTTTGTTCATCATATTGTGGAGGATCCACATCTGCTTCACACAGAATATTCAcgggtgtccctcagggctcagtactcggtcctcttcttttctcccttggtgaggtcatatccttacatgggttatcctaccactgctatgccaacaATACACAACTCTTCTTCacttcttctctctccctccctatATGCCACTTCCAAAGAatctaactgacatttcatcttggcaTCTATAACTCAATCCTACCAAAAAAAGAACTAATTCATTCCATCAGATTTTTCACCACATCCTGATCTTGCTCTCTACTTGAACAACTCTCGGATCTCTCCTTCTGAAACTgcatgcaaccttggagtaactatagacaaccaactttccttctcaactcacaccACCAATcgttcccgctcatgtagattccttctctacaataccagccttatctatcaacacaggccacccagatacttgttcagcccttattatacgtcacactgcacctcaaactatccgaccctccagtactgcttgcctggtcccttcaccgctgaaggtatgaggaagacactcatctacactcttctctttctctgtggtggaatgaacttccccttgaggtcagaacagcacagtcgctgaatattttcaaatggcaaCTTAAGAACTAACTTGGAACTTTCtcatagtctgacttatgcaataaaaagtacaacagagtgaataaaaggattgtatttttttttttttgagcccTAGAGAACCAGAACCGATTACTTTGTttatggtaacatgaaagcacgttgtaagtcgatctggataagggcatatgccaaatgtgtgtgtttttttttttattacctgcATGGATGAGAGCTGCCCTGCTGGGTCAGGCGGGGCTCTTTCTTCCCTCTCAGGATCTCCATCTCTGAGTTCATCTTCTACGGTAATCAGGTGGTGATCCAAGGTCAGGGGTCCTCGTTTTAATCTCTTACCCTCAGGTCGGGGCATCCCTGGCCGTGCAAAAATCAAAAGACTTTATTAATCTCAGAGGGAATCGTTCACATTACACCTGCACAATCACACATAGACAAGAGCAATACATTATGATGAACAAGTACAGAGAGAAAAACTTAGAGCACTctcatataaatgtaaattcaactaaaaatgttttatttcaatGCTTGGTATAACTTAACGTTGTCGTTGTCAAGTGTGAATGGCAGAtattaagaaagaaatggatagaattttgtattttaattaattaattaattaattaatggcTCTGTAggacaaaatattttatgtgtacTCAAGTGGTAGAAAATAGAAATAGGttgcacaaaaaagaaaaatatattgcaTATAGTTAGAAAAGGTTTCTACTTACACAATGTCTGATAACTACTCTTTCTTTCTATTCAGTAGCTTTTTAAGAAAATATAGCCACCGATTAAAAACACTTCAAATCCTGCATACTAATTTAGATGCAAAAAGGGTGTTATTATCAGCAGGCCAGACcattgttgttggtggtggtttttgttttttttgacatgCGAACGTGCAAGAAAGTGCTAGAAAGCTGTCGAACGTATGTCTTCATGCACAGGTGCAGCATGTGGTTGCGGGGGTGCAGCAGAGAAACCATCACCGACATGTCgctgaagagctgctgctgctcttgcTGCTGAAGTGCACAGAAAAGGGCTCACGCCtcatcaatatttcaacatttacgTGGCAAGCGGAGTGTGATTACTGGAGATCGGCGGATTAAACGGGAGTCAGAACaatgaaagaaaagtgaagaaaacaaataaacaaaacaggaagaggaaatgggATTTGTTCAGAAGAGAAAGTGGAGGAAAAACTCTGCGGTTGATGCTTATCACTTCGCACTGTGTGAACAAATCCATTTTTAAGTAGAAAAGATTATTTGCCGTTCTCACGGGTGTCACCTTGCAGTGATCTGATGACTCCTGCAGCAGAGATGATTTCACTCTGAGGTTTTCtccattaaacatcattttgtattttttaccgCCACACCTTGTATTCGGCCGcatcatatttctttttttgtgtaagcTACTCTGGATATTAATCACAGCGTGTGGGCAGAAAAAGAAGACCTGGATCTACTTGTTGGTCATAAGATCCAAAGGAAAGTGTGAGTCAGAGAGAAGAATGTGAAGAGAAAGTGGAATTCTTCgttaaattttcatttttactcaAGTGCGGCTTTGAATTATCATTTGTCTCGATGTCTTGTCTTGAGTCCTGGCCTGCATACGGCGATAACCGTGAGCCCACAACGTCTTGGCAGACAAAAGAAATGTGTTCAATATTGACTTTCTGCCTAACCAAttgaaaccagaaaaaaaagacattttttgaaAGTGTTTTTCATAATGGAGATGTTCTTTGCTGTATGTGACTCTGTGTTGTGGTAAAATATGAAAACTGCTGCATGACAGTGTTTCTTAAATGCACCTACCAAGTACATgtttgagcattttttttttgtattagttCAGGAATAAGCCACGTTTCAACATTAAAATTACGAACAAATAACAGTAACTTTatgataaatgttttaaattgacCACCTTTCACCAAAAATTGACTAAACATTCCTCACAGCATCCAAATCATTGGTGCAGTCCTTTCATTAATAACCATTAATGACCAAATATCAGTACAAAGGTGCAACACCTACCTAATTCAGTGGTGCATGAAGTGTAATTGTAAAAATTACAACAATGACTCCAAAAACGAAACACAATCAGATGGTTTCTGTCCCGTAATGTCCCATAAGCGCTAGATAGTATTTCTAAACACtatttggccttttttttaagttcacatcacacaaacacacatacacacacgcatacctttgttcttctttcctttttcctcCTGAGCGGTTGTTGAAGTGTGCCAGTCGCAAGACTTTAAACTTCATgaagaaaaacaggaaaataagGCGAGAGATGAGGGTGTTTAGAACTTCTCAACTCTGCATGGAGcgcattagttttttttttttaaagaccaaCTGACGTGGGATGAAAGCCGGCAGGGGGAGGTGATGCGAAATTTAGcagaaaaaagaataaaaaaggttATTAATCACAGATTACTTGACTTGCTAGTTAAGGTGATTAAGGGATTAGTATTGACTCATTAGTAATGTCAGTTGATTTGACTCCTCAACACACCAGCTCAAAATGaatcataataaaaatttaCTTGGAGACATCCTCCTCCTCGTTTTTCATTTCTGCAGAGACAAAGTCGGTGTGTTGACACTGGTTATGTATATTGGACGTGTGCTGCAGATTAAGGGGACAGGTGGAGTAGTCAGGTGGAGACGGATTTGCTGGTGAAGCTTCTGCACTGAACCCTACAGCGGACACCAATAATCAATTATATTTATTGTCTGCTTAGACTTTAGTACGTTCCTTTAATACATATAATTGTACAGATGATGAATATcattatttaatgtaaaatgtcatgCAGATATATTTCAAAATAGGCcttaaaatatgaataacatGCACATATTTTCCAGATTAAGTAAGGTTACGTAGGTAAgcctaaaaaaaagtttattatgaGCGAAAATAATTGAAGGTTAAATTTGATGGCACAATCTGGTGCATTTATTGactacagacataaaaaaaaacaaaagatgcTTTACTCACCAgaagctgctcctccagctcagGATGGTACTCGCCGCTCATCTGCATGACATATGCATATATAGGTTTCACGttatgtaaatgtgcagcacCGCACTCACGGACACAGAAACATTCCATGACACCGCAAAGATCGAGAGCAAATTATAAACATTACTGACATGCAATCAGGTCTCATAATGAATCAATAATAACTCAGTAATGAATTATGTCACAAATGTTCATTTCCAGAAGAGCCTTTTAATGAGAactatataattgtatataaagATACAGTATTAatgtttaaaattaaaatggttatttttcatttataggTTGGATGGATCTGTTTAAATTTAGGGTGTGTAATAATCCTTTACAACATTACAAATGGTGTACTGGGCCACTGACACCTctttgaaattaaaaaaagggaataaTTTCATTGTTAAATATTTGCCCTAAATGTGCAACGGTTCTGTGATGCCTCCACATTTAGACTCTGCCCATGATTCATAAAGCATTCAAATTAAGAGTGAGTCAGCATTTCTGTGTTCCAGCAGCTGAATTGTATTATTTGTTCTGAGTAAGTCATTCCAGTGACAAGCTACGCATATCGCCATGTGAGCGCAAACGCTTGCAGAAAACCATACAATTGGTCACGAAAGGTATTAAGCGTaatgctgcagtggaaaattcACTATCAAATGTGAACCGAAAGaaatcaagacagaaagatTGCCGATCACGTACAGCTGCTGACGTGTATGGCAACATCCTAGAACAGGCTCACTGTAAAACGCAATCGGCCTTAGCTCAATTTCAATCCGTTCTTCTCAGTGCTCAGGCCTCTGAAATTGGCAAAGGTCCCACCTCCATGCAAAATGGCCCCATCCACTCCCGACTTTGTGTTCGTCAGGTGAAGTGGTGATGCTAAACGGAACCTAGATactatttgtttttgtgtgtgtgtgtgtgtgtgtgtgtgtgtgtgtgtgtgtggatagtACCCTGTCCAGGGGCTGCAGGAGAGACTTTCAACACGCTGTGATTCTCTCGCCCACCACTAGGGGGCAACACCTCGGAGGCCTGAAAAACGTGGAGCG harbors:
- the foxp3b gene encoding forkhead box protein P3, with the protein product MKNEEEDVSNLKSCDWHTSTTAQEEKGKKNKGMPRPEGKRLKRGPLTLDHHLITVEDELRDGDPEREERAPPDPAGQLSSMQQCASKKAGQSSVITITLMPQLIQTRPSVLCRTSQVPPQDHPQRSDGILACDLQPVNLSRVNSVGSAALSTGQARNSLNPRYHGMPLWPVADPSSPLYLNGLCLWPGCDETFADYSHFLQHLDNDHNYGDKAFAQWKVQQDMVQHLENQLILEKEKLHAMQLHLNLASLITTSKVAGSDLIGSLAVSAGRAEGTYGDPLNASEEPGVPVQQKLWNIPHAHLLPDIMSDIELYKHTDIRPPYTYASLIRWSILEAPDKQQTLNEIYNWFTRMFYYFRHNNAAWKNAVRHNLSLHKCFVRVEGAKGAVWTVDEVEFQRRKKQKFNRDYTVRWLTPYSRLPHGPCL